Proteins encoded within one genomic window of Longimicrobiales bacterium:
- a CDS encoding MDR family MFS transporter: MEPGRERRWVTAAILVGMLLAALEATAVATAMPTAVADLGGVERFSWAFSAYLLTSTTTVPMFGKLADIYGRRAVYLVATGIFLLGSVLCGAAGSMTQLILFRALQGIGAGGVQPVAVTLIGDIYTLEERGRMQGLFSGVWATASVTGPAVGGLLTDLVSWRWVFYVNLPFGIISAVMLMMMLKETRQRREHRLDVAGTLSLTSGVALLLLALQEGSASWGWQIWPTGITLAAALVLLVLFIRIERRAPEPMLPLDLFRHPVIGVSSAGSVAIGTLLFPLAAFVPMYTQGVHGGSAAEAGATLTPMMIGWPIASTLAGLLLMRVGYRPLSVLGGILATTGGALLAFVDAGSSPVMLGMAIGFIGLGLGFMSTPFMVSVQTAVPWERRGVATSSQQFFRTIGGAISVAALGALLNANLAGSGFAESAQHVLEPGARARLDAGAVAGASAALANGLHWIYVVLAGVALMSLLIALRFPRGRAESLAHRPATDSA, encoded by the coding sequence ATGGAGCCGGGACGGGAGCGGCGGTGGGTCACCGCCGCGATTCTTGTTGGAATGCTGCTGGCCGCCCTGGAAGCGACCGCCGTGGCCACGGCCATGCCTACCGCCGTCGCTGACCTGGGCGGCGTCGAACGATTCAGCTGGGCCTTTTCCGCCTACCTGCTGACGTCCACAACGACCGTGCCGATGTTCGGCAAGCTGGCCGACATCTATGGCCGGCGTGCGGTCTACCTGGTTGCGACCGGGATCTTCCTGCTCGGCTCGGTGCTGTGCGGCGCCGCGGGCTCGATGACGCAGCTCATCCTGTTTCGTGCACTGCAGGGGATCGGCGCGGGTGGCGTCCAGCCGGTCGCCGTCACCCTGATCGGCGATATCTACACCCTGGAGGAGCGTGGCCGCATGCAGGGGCTGTTTTCCGGGGTCTGGGCGACGGCAAGTGTGACCGGCCCGGCCGTGGGCGGCCTGCTGACCGACCTGGTCTCCTGGCGATGGGTGTTCTACGTCAACCTGCCGTTCGGCATCATCTCGGCTGTCATGCTGATGATGATGCTGAAGGAGACGCGCCAGCGCCGCGAGCACCGGCTGGACGTGGCGGGCACGCTCTCACTGACATCGGGCGTCGCGCTCCTGTTGCTGGCGCTCCAGGAGGGCAGCGCATCCTGGGGGTGGCAGATCTGGCCTACTGGCATCACACTGGCAGCAGCACTCGTCCTGCTGGTGCTGTTCATCCGGATCGAGCGGCGCGCACCCGAGCCGATGCTGCCGCTCGACCTGTTCCGCCACCCCGTCATCGGCGTGTCGAGTGCGGGCTCCGTCGCGATCGGCACGCTGCTCTTCCCGCTCGCCGCATTCGTGCCGATGTACACGCAGGGCGTGCATGGCGGCAGCGCCGCGGAAGCGGGCGCGACGCTCACGCCGATGATGATCGGCTGGCCGATCGCGAGCACACTCGCAGGGCTGCTGCTCATGCGTGTCGGTTACCGGCCGCTCTCGGTTCTCGGCGGCATCCTCGCGACGACCGGTGGCGCACTGCTCGCGTTCGTCGACGCAGGCTCCTCGCCCGTCATGCTGGGCATGGCAATCGGTTTCATCGGGCTGGGTCTCGGCTTCATGTCCACGCCCTTCATGGTGTCCGTGCAGACGGCAGTGCCGTGGGAGCGGCGCGGTGTCGCGACCAGCTCGCAGCAGTTCTTCCGCACGATCGGTGGGGCAATATCGGTGGCCGCACTGGGCGCCCTGTTGAACGCGAACCTGGCGGGCAGCGGCTTCGCCGAGAGTGCGCAGCACGTGCTCGAGCCCGGCGCGCGCGCGCGGCTCGACGCCGGCGCTGTCGCAGGGGCAAGCGCCGCGCTCGCAAACGGTCTGCACTGGATCTACGTCGTGCTCGCGGGAGTCGCCCTGATGAGCCTGCTGATTGCGCTCCGGTTCCCGCGCGGTCGTGCCGAGTCGCTCGCGCACCGGCCGGCGACGGACAGCGCCTGA
- a CDS encoding ABC-F family ATP-binding cassette domain-containing protein: protein MTQLAFNGVGIDLGGVTLLDGVTFTVARGERWGVLGRNGSGKTTLFNLAAGRLEPSRGSISRASALRLTLLDQHREFGAGTTLWDAAASPFAALRALEHSLAEQAHALGEGDDAAMERYGRDLERFEREGGYTYAARVDAILDGLGFDHHAARHRQVRELSGGELGRLALAQQLAAPADILLLDEPTNHLDLDTTRWLERYLRELDSTVLVVSHDRAFLDAVADHILHVEHRTAVPYTGGYRAFVEQRTQRRLSQQRAYENQQKTIAAEEDYIRRNIAGQNSRQAKGRRTRLARLPRLSPPPGEAGAMALRLEPASRGGDQVLVAENARLEIGGRTLLRTFSSRITRGEVIGLVGPNGAGKSTLVRAIIGERALDGGSIKVGESIDVAYYRQDLSQVPPDRTIYSIIHDLRPLWNRGQVQNHLGRFDFSGDSVQRTAGSLSGGEQARVALAILMLSRANFLILDEPTNHLDVESIEALEDALREYQGTLLLVSHDRALLDELVDRVWYLEDGRILDYPGTFADWQTQHEEQRAAAAASQQEREQKQREEERRVARRRTASQKGGRVDLRMLRADAEEAELAVHELEARLAELRTALADPTLYTSEAGVSESRRLDLERLEAEKQLELAFARWAEAGDALAQAEAAGAASR from the coding sequence ATGACGCAGCTTGCATTCAATGGCGTCGGCATCGACCTCGGCGGAGTCACGCTTCTCGACGGAGTGACCTTCACGGTCGCGCGCGGCGAGCGCTGGGGCGTGCTCGGCCGCAACGGCAGCGGCAAGACGACGCTGTTCAACCTGGCCGCCGGCCGGCTCGAACCCTCGCGCGGAAGCATCTCCCGCGCGTCTGCGCTGCGCCTCACCCTGCTCGACCAGCACCGCGAGTTCGGCGCCGGGACGACGCTCTGGGACGCTGCCGCTTCCCCCTTTGCCGCGCTGCGTGCACTGGAGCACTCGCTGGCGGAGCAGGCGCACGCGCTCGGTGAAGGCGATGATGCGGCAATGGAGCGCTACGGCCGTGACCTGGAACGTTTCGAGCGCGAGGGCGGCTACACGTATGCCGCACGCGTGGACGCGATCCTGGACGGCCTGGGCTTCGATCATCATGCTGCCCGGCACCGACAGGTGCGGGAGCTGAGTGGCGGAGAGCTCGGACGGCTCGCGCTGGCGCAGCAGCTTGCGGCACCCGCGGACATCCTGCTGCTGGACGAGCCGACCAACCATCTCGACCTGGACACCACGCGCTGGCTCGAGCGCTACCTGCGCGAGCTGGACAGCACGGTCCTCGTGGTCAGCCACGACCGCGCGTTCCTGGATGCCGTGGCCGACCACATCCTGCACGTGGAGCACCGCACGGCCGTTCCGTACACCGGGGGCTATCGCGCCTTCGTGGAGCAGCGCACGCAGCGGCGGCTGTCGCAGCAGCGGGCGTACGAGAATCAGCAGAAGACGATCGCGGCCGAAGAGGACTACATCCGGCGCAACATCGCAGGGCAGAACAGCCGTCAGGCAAAGGGCCGTCGCACGCGACTCGCCCGCCTGCCCCGGCTGAGCCCGCCGCCGGGTGAGGCGGGCGCAATGGCGCTCCGGCTGGAGCCGGCGAGCCGCGGCGGCGACCAGGTGCTGGTCGCCGAGAATGCACGTCTCGAGATCGGCGGGCGCACACTGCTCCGGACGTTCAGCTCGCGCATCACGCGCGGCGAAGTCATCGGCCTGGTCGGACCGAACGGTGCCGGCAAATCGACACTCGTGCGCGCGATCATCGGTGAGCGCGCACTCGATGGCGGCAGCATCAAGGTCGGTGAGTCGATCGACGTCGCATACTACCGCCAGGACCTTTCGCAGGTACCACCGGACCGCACGATCTATTCGATCATCCACGACCTGCGGCCGCTCTGGAACCGCGGGCAGGTGCAGAATCATCTCGGTCGCTTCGACTTCTCCGGCGACAGCGTGCAGCGCACCGCCGGCTCTCTGTCGGGCGGCGAGCAGGCCCGTGTTGCGCTCGCGATCCTGATGCTGTCACGTGCAAACTTCCTGATCCTCGACGAGCCGACCAACCACCTCGATGTCGAGTCGATCGAGGCGCTGGAGGACGCGCTGCGCGAATACCAGGGCACGCTGCTGCTCGTCAGCCACGACCGCGCGCTGCTGGATGAGCTGGTCGACCGCGTATGGTACCTGGAGGACGGCAGGATCCTGGACTACCCGGGCACGTTCGCCGACTGGCAGACGCAGCACGAGGAGCAGCGGGCTGCGGCAGCGGCATCACAACAGGAGCGTGAACAGAAGCAGCGCGAGGAGGAGCGTCGCGTCGCGCGACGTCGAACGGCGTCACAGAAGGGCGGCCGGGTGGACCTTCGCATGCTGCGCGCGGACGCCGAAGAGGCGGAGCTGGCCGTGCACGAGCTGGAAGCACGCCTGGCCGAGCTGCGCACGGCACTCGCCGATCCCACGCTCTACACCAGCGAAGCCGGCGTGAGCGAGTCCCGCCGGCTGGATCTGGAACGGCTCGAAGCCGAGAAGCAGCTCGAGCTGGCATTCGCGCGCTGGGCGGAGGCCGGCGACGCCCTCGCCCAGGCCGAAGCCGCAGGCGCTGCCTCGCGCTAG
- a CDS encoding ABC transporter permease, which yields MSELYTDVRYAIRSLRKSPAFALVTILTLALGIGANSAIFSVLNGVVLRPLPYGAPERLVRIASQFPTLGFDEFWLSPPELMELQERNRTLLAVAGYRTGEASVGGDEAPLRVTSAIATHELFEVLGVPPLRGRPFNAQEDAPNTAPVVVLSWELWQRAFGGSEDVLGRQIRVNGSEALVTGIMPPGFDVADAGVEVWLPAALDRSNRENRGSHYLDVIARLRPGATLGQAEADLSRLVAEWGTINPSTHVPAPDNHPMFMTALQEDLVSDVRPALMLLLGAVGFVLLIACANVANLLLARAESRQREIAVRAAIGAGRGRLLRQFLTEGVVLALLGGAFGLALGWVGVRVLMATNPDAIPRAETIGIDATVLLFTLAVSVVTGLIFGLAPALNLGPRVANRALRDGSGRTTAGSFRQQLRRALVVSEVAPAVMLVVGSGLMLRSFAALQAVDPGFRPDGLLSFQLFLPAAGYSDGPAQDAFYDRLLPELRALPGVVSVSTMSGLPPRRDLDANDTEFEGLPQTPDSPPQNVDYYQFTSLDYLETMGIGLVAGRGFEAPDEAGAPAVLVNERLVDVFFPGQDPIGRRIRPFGSDQLPWFTVVGVVRDVKQGGIAEETGTELYFFYPQGANTLGFAPRTMNIVLRTTRDPLDLAGDVRNVVRSADPTLPIANLAPMDDVLHASMAQPRFLTLLLGIFAGVALALAAIGTYGVMAYSVEERRQEFGIRMALGAHPSSVLTMVLRQGLVVAAVGLLLGMVGAGMLTRLLRSLLYQVSTTDTAAFMTAPLLLGAVAVVACLVPARRATRVDPARVLKSD from the coding sequence ATGTCAGAGCTGTACACGGATGTGCGCTACGCCATCCGCTCGCTGCGCAAGTCGCCCGCCTTCGCACTCGTCACGATTCTGACCCTGGCCCTCGGCATCGGTGCCAACAGCGCGATCTTCTCCGTGTTGAACGGTGTGGTGCTTCGCCCGCTGCCGTACGGCGCACCGGAGCGCCTGGTCCGGATCGCCTCGCAGTTTCCGACACTGGGGTTCGACGAGTTCTGGCTTTCGCCGCCGGAGCTGATGGAGCTGCAGGAGCGCAACCGGACGCTGCTCGCAGTGGCCGGCTACCGCACGGGGGAGGCGAGCGTCGGCGGCGACGAGGCCCCGCTGCGGGTCACCTCGGCGATCGCGACGCACGAGCTGTTCGAGGTGCTGGGTGTGCCACCCCTGCGCGGACGCCCCTTCAACGCGCAGGAAGACGCGCCGAACACCGCGCCCGTCGTGGTGCTGTCGTGGGAGCTCTGGCAGCGCGCCTTCGGCGGATCCGAGGATGTGCTCGGCCGGCAGATCCGAGTGAACGGCAGTGAGGCGCTGGTGACCGGCATCATGCCGCCCGGCTTCGACGTGGCGGATGCGGGTGTCGAGGTCTGGCTGCCGGCAGCGCTGGACCGCTCGAACCGGGAGAACCGCGGCTCGCACTACCTCGACGTGATTGCCCGCCTGCGGCCCGGTGCGACACTCGGGCAGGCGGAAGCCGACCTGTCGCGGCTGGTGGCGGAGTGGGGGACAATCAACCCCTCCACCCACGTGCCTGCGCCCGACAACCATCCGATGTTCATGACGGCGCTGCAGGAGGACCTGGTCAGCGACGTGCGCCCGGCGCTGATGCTGCTGCTGGGTGCGGTCGGCTTCGTCCTCCTGATCGCGTGCGCCAACGTGGCGAACCTGCTGCTCGCGCGTGCCGAAAGCCGACAGCGGGAGATCGCCGTACGCGCCGCGATCGGCGCCGGCCGCGGTCGCCTGCTGCGTCAGTTCCTTACCGAAGGGGTGGTGCTCGCGCTGCTGGGCGGCGCGTTCGGCCTGGCGCTCGGCTGGGTGGGCGTGCGTGTGCTGATGGCGACGAACCCGGACGCGATACCGCGTGCGGAAACCATCGGGATCGATGCAACCGTGCTGCTGTTCACGCTGGCCGTGTCCGTGGTCACAGGATTGATCTTCGGCCTGGCACCTGCCCTGAACCTCGGGCCGCGTGTTGCCAACCGTGCGCTGCGCGACGGCAGCGGCCGCACGACGGCAGGTTCGTTCCGCCAGCAATTGCGACGGGCGCTGGTCGTGTCCGAAGTCGCGCCCGCGGTCATGCTGGTGGTCGGGTCCGGCCTCATGCTGCGCAGCTTTGCCGCGCTGCAGGCCGTCGACCCCGGCTTCCGCCCCGACGGGCTGCTCAGCTTCCAGCTGTTCCTGCCCGCAGCGGGATACAGCGACGGGCCGGCGCAGGACGCGTTCTACGATCGGCTGTTGCCGGAGCTGCGCGCACTGCCGGGCGTCGTATCCGTCAGCACCATGAGCGGCCTTCCGCCCCGTCGTGACCTCGATGCCAACGACACGGAGTTCGAAGGCCTGCCGCAGACGCCGGACAGCCCGCCGCAGAACGTCGACTACTACCAGTTCACGTCGCTGGACTACCTGGAGACGATGGGCATCGGGCTCGTTGCAGGGCGCGGTTTCGAGGCGCCCGACGAGGCAGGTGCACCGGCCGTGCTCGTCAACGAGCGACTCGTCGACGTCTTCTTCCCGGGGCAGGACCCGATCGGCAGGCGCATCCGTCCGTTCGGAAGTGACCAGCTGCCGTGGTTCACGGTCGTGGGTGTCGTGCGTGACGTGAAGCAGGGCGGCATAGCCGAGGAGACCGGCACGGAGCTGTACTTCTTCTACCCGCAGGGTGCCAACACGCTGGGCTTCGCGCCGCGCACCATGAACATCGTGCTGCGCACCACGCGCGATCCCCTCGATCTCGCGGGTGACGTGCGCAACGTGGTTCGCTCCGCCGACCCGACGTTGCCGATTGCCAACCTGGCTCCCATGGACGACGTGCTGCACGCGTCCATGGCACAGCCGCGCTTCCTGACCCTGCTGCTCGGCATCTTCGCCGGTGTGGCGCTGGCACTCGCGGCGATCGGCACCTACGGCGTCATGGCGTACTCCGTGGAGGAGCGACGCCAGGAGTTCGGGATTCGCATGGCCCTCGGCGCACACCCGTCCAGCGTATTGACCATGGTGCTGCGCCAGGGGCTGGTCGTCGCCGCCGTCGGTCTGCTGCTCGGGATGGTGGGGGCGGGCATGCTGACGAGGCTCCTGCGCTCGCTGCTCTACCAGGTCAGCACGACCGATACGGCGGCGTTCATGACGGCCCCGCTACTGCTCGGCGCGGTGGCTGTCGTTGCCTGCCTGGTTCCTGCCCGGCGTGCAACGCGGGTCGATCCCGCGCGTGTGCTGAAGAGCGACTAG
- a CDS encoding PAS domain-containing protein, with product MTDFGREDATLVRIAVEAAALPFCVLDAAGVVRFATAAWQQHAPGASAFRAGGGFNYLKSLQHLAEGGTAHARLLHDGIAAVLAARTPRFRLEHPAAHGERRQVLEATALPGGGAVVTHLDVTSAHAAEMRYRRLLQRYRAVTANGRVGVWEIDPARRRINVDGSLCLLLGYPDGGERDWSEWRARLHPEDVAAVEGQWGRCAPAGEPGVPGSRIGPFEVRVADTRGGYRTFECTGDVVRDRQGAVITVHGTLHDVSERRAAQEAMLRSNRHLQELAERLSRLEQDSESGI from the coding sequence ATGACTGACTTCGGACGGGAAGATGCGACGCTGGTGCGCATTGCCGTCGAGGCTGCGGCGCTGCCGTTCTGCGTCCTCGATGCTGCGGGCGTGGTGCGTTTCGCGACAGCGGCGTGGCAGCAGCACGCGCCGGGCGCGTCGGCATTCCGGGCTGGAGGCGGGTTCAACTACCTGAAGAGCCTGCAGCACCTGGCAGAGGGAGGCACGGCACACGCGCGGCTGCTGCACGACGGCATCGCAGCGGTGCTGGCGGCGCGCACGCCCCGGTTTCGCCTGGAGCACCCGGCGGCGCACGGCGAACGCCGGCAGGTACTGGAAGCGACGGCGCTGCCGGGAGGCGGCGCGGTAGTCACACACCTGGACGTCACGAGCGCCCACGCGGCGGAGATGCGCTATCGTCGACTGCTGCAGCGCTACCGGGCGGTGACGGCGAACGGGCGGGTCGGCGTGTGGGAGATCGACCCCGCACGGCGACGCATCAACGTGGATGGTTCGCTTTGCCTGCTGCTGGGATATCCCGACGGCGGCGAGCGCGACTGGTCGGAGTGGCGGGCACGGCTGCATCCGGAGGACGTCGCTGCTGTGGAAGGGCAGTGGGGCCGGTGTGCGCCCGCGGGTGAGCCGGGAGTTCCGGGATCGCGGATCGGGCCGTTCGAGGTGCGGGTCGCAGACACGCGCGGCGGCTACCGGACGTTCGAGTGCACTGGCGACGTCGTGCGCGACCGCCAGGGTGCGGTGATCACCGTGCACGGTACCCTGCATGACGTGAGCGAGCGCCGGGCGGCACAGGAGGCCATGCTGCGCAGCAATCGGCATCTGCAGGAACTCGCGGAGCGACTGTCACGCCTCGAGCAGGACAGCGAAAGCGGGATCTGA
- a CDS encoding ATP-binding protein, whose translation MGTDLHDQVGEALIEVLAARVLGTGAEFVLVTDAAGHIRWASAEPVRWDASHWRGMAFAALLDDLGSAPGELLRPRRARSHTVVARDSAGRRIELRLQVEPLQGADGHSLIVARRLEAPVEAPSSDAGMRAILEGLPVAVALINPAGLVTQTNSAGRSLWGESPLHAVVERAPDVETLYDLFNQALRSQRPIIGRILDVRALDGTRHVLRASALPWFDPSGRTAGVIGAATDVTDMHQMQAERSELQSALRNERQRFASVLRQVPAAVAMTVGPQHRLEAANERCIGLAARPLQEGRTVAELFPDLVERGLHRLLDRAYATGNPVVRREVHLDHPLYGQRNIDFVVQPLLDSAGAVFGLMLHAMDVTEQVQARRSVESASQAKTELVAHLSHELRTPLNAIIGYSQLLLAGSAGDVTEKGREYVRRVERSAHTLQRLIDDILAQSRLDAGREPPNPEDMDVHAFLDDVRTTIEPLAAARGLAFNLDVDRMPHTLFMDRRKLLQIVLNLLSNGVRYTREGEVSLTMYVDGGMLHIQVRDTGIGMDTATQARVFEPFWQADRTRREGTGLGLTITKQLIETMGGSIGVESTPGRGTTFRVALPAKRRRIPEY comes from the coding sequence ATGGGAACTGATCTCCACGACCAGGTTGGTGAGGCGCTGATCGAGGTTCTGGCAGCGCGAGTTCTGGGGACCGGTGCGGAGTTCGTGCTGGTGACGGACGCGGCCGGTCACATCCGCTGGGCAAGCGCAGAGCCGGTGCGCTGGGATGCGAGTCACTGGCGCGGCATGGCGTTCGCCGCGCTCCTGGATGACCTCGGCAGCGCGCCGGGCGAACTGCTGCGGCCGCGGCGTGCGCGTTCGCACACGGTCGTGGCGCGTGACTCGGCCGGGCGGCGCATCGAGCTGCGACTGCAGGTCGAGCCCCTGCAGGGAGCGGATGGTCACTCGCTGATCGTTGCCCGCAGGCTCGAGGCGCCGGTGGAGGCGCCTTCGAGCGATGCGGGAATGCGCGCCATCCTGGAGGGTCTCCCGGTTGCGGTTGCGCTCATCAATCCCGCCGGTCTCGTCACGCAGACGAACAGCGCCGGTCGATCGCTGTGGGGGGAAAGCCCGCTGCATGCCGTAGTCGAGCGTGCACCGGACGTCGAGACACTGTACGACCTGTTCAACCAGGCGTTGCGCAGCCAGAGACCGATCATCGGCCGGATCCTGGATGTGCGTGCGCTGGACGGCACCCGGCACGTCCTGCGCGCGAGTGCCCTGCCCTGGTTCGATCCGAGCGGGCGGACGGCCGGCGTGATTGGCGCTGCCACCGACGTCACGGACATGCACCAGATGCAGGCCGAGCGATCCGAGCTGCAGAGTGCGCTGCGCAATGAGCGGCAGCGCTTTGCGAGTGTGCTGCGCCAGGTTCCTGCGGCCGTAGCGATGACGGTGGGGCCCCAGCACCGGCTGGAGGCTGCGAACGAGCGCTGCATCGGTCTCGCGGCACGACCGCTCCAGGAGGGCCGCACGGTAGCCGAGCTGTTTCCGGACCTGGTGGAGCGCGGGCTGCACCGCCTGCTGGATCGCGCGTACGCGACCGGGAACCCGGTCGTGCGGCGGGAAGTGCACCTGGACCACCCGCTGTACGGCCAGCGCAACATCGACTTCGTGGTGCAGCCGCTGCTGGACAGCGCTGGTGCCGTCTTCGGCCTCATGCTGCACGCCATGGACGTGACGGAGCAGGTGCAGGCGCGACGCTCGGTCGAGAGTGCCAGCCAGGCGAAGACGGAGCTGGTCGCCCACCTGAGTCACGAGCTGCGCACGCCGCTCAACGCGATCATCGGTTACTCGCAGCTGCTGCTTGCCGGAAGTGCTGGCGATGTCACCGAGAAAGGCCGGGAGTACGTACGCCGCGTGGAGCGCAGCGCGCACACGCTGCAGAGGCTCATCGACGACATCCTCGCGCAATCGCGACTGGATGCAGGGCGCGAGCCGCCGAATCCCGAAGACATGGACGTGCACGCCTTCCTCGATGACGTGCGCACCACGATCGAGCCGCTGGCAGCGGCGCGCGGCCTCGCGTTCAACCTCGATGTCGACCGGATGCCGCACACGCTCTTCATGGACCGGCGCAAGCTGCTGCAGATCGTGCTGAACCTGCTGTCCAACGGCGTACGCTACACCCGGGAGGGCGAGGTCAGCCTCACGATGTACGTGGACGGCGGAATGCTGCACATACAGGTGCGCGACACCGGAATCGGGATGGACACCGCCACGCAGGCGCGCGTGTTCGAACCGTTCTGGCAGGCCGATCGCACCCGCCGGGAGGGTACGGGTCTCGGGCTCACGATCACCAAGCAGCTGATCGAGACAATGGGCGGCTCGATCGGCGTCGAGAGTACGCCGGGGCGCGGCACGACGTTCCGCGTCGCGCTCCCGGCGAAACGCCGGCGCATACCCGAGTACTGA
- the ettA gene encoding energy-dependent translational throttle protein EttA gives MSTTDTSKFIYVMKDLRKVVPPKREVLKGIWLSFYPGAKIGVVGPNGAGKSTLLRIMAGIDADFQGEAWPMKGTRIGYLPQEPQLDAALNVRANVEEAVRSKRELLRRFEEVSARFAEPMSDEEMESLINEQAALQDQIEAQGLWELDRKIDIAMDALRLPPDDASVETLSGGERRRVALCRVLLEEPDMLLLDEPTNHLDAESVAWLEKHLAEFKGTIVAITHDRYFLDNVAEWILELDRGEGIPWKGNYTSWLEQKQERLRREEKAESAKQRTLERELEWVRMAPRARQAKGKARLQAFEELASEGAREKLTRAEIVIPEGQRLGDEVVVAESVSKSFGDKLLFDDLSFRLPRGGIVGIVGPNGAGKTTLLRMITGDAQPDGGTLKVGSTVELAYVDQSRDALDAEKSVWEEISNGQDEIELGRGATVSSRAYCSWFGFKGADQQKKVGVLSGGERNRVHLARVLRKGGNLILLDEPTNDLDVDTLRALEEGLLGFPGCAVVVSHDRWFLDRIATHILAFEGESQVVWFEGNYQEYEADHRRRVGADADQPHRVKYRKLVR, from the coding sequence ATGAGCACTACCGATACGTCGAAGTTCATCTACGTCATGAAGGACCTGCGCAAGGTCGTCCCACCGAAGCGTGAGGTCCTGAAGGGCATCTGGCTGTCGTTCTACCCGGGCGCCAAGATCGGCGTGGTCGGGCCGAACGGGGCGGGGAAGTCCACGCTGCTCCGCATCATGGCCGGCATCGATGCCGACTTCCAGGGAGAGGCCTGGCCGATGAAGGGCACGCGCATCGGCTACCTGCCGCAGGAGCCGCAGCTGGACGCTGCGCTGAACGTCCGCGCCAACGTGGAGGAGGCGGTGCGCTCCAAGCGCGAGCTGCTCCGCAGGTTCGAGGAGGTCTCCGCACGCTTCGCCGAGCCGATGAGCGACGAGGAGATGGAGTCGCTCATCAACGAGCAGGCGGCGCTGCAGGACCAGATCGAGGCGCAGGGGCTCTGGGAGCTGGACCGCAAGATCGACATTGCGATGGACGCGCTCCGGCTGCCCCCGGATGACGCGTCGGTCGAGACGCTATCCGGCGGTGAGCGCCGTCGCGTTGCGCTCTGTCGCGTACTGCTCGAGGAGCCGGACATGCTGCTGCTCGACGAGCCGACCAACCATCTCGATGCGGAGTCGGTCGCCTGGCTCGAGAAGCACCTGGCCGAGTTCAAGGGGACGATCGTCGCGATCACGCACGACCGCTACTTCCTGGACAACGTCGCCGAATGGATCCTGGAGCTGGATCGCGGCGAGGGCATTCCGTGGAAGGGCAACTACACATCCTGGCTGGAGCAGAAGCAGGAGCGGCTGCGGCGCGAGGAGAAGGCGGAATCGGCGAAGCAGCGCACCCTGGAGCGCGAGCTGGAGTGGGTGCGCATGGCGCCGCGTGCACGCCAGGCCAAGGGCAAGGCGCGACTGCAGGCGTTCGAGGAGCTCGCGAGCGAGGGCGCCCGGGAAAAGCTGACGCGCGCAGAGATCGTGATTCCCGAGGGGCAGCGTCTCGGCGACGAGGTCGTGGTCGCGGAAAGCGTCAGCAAGTCCTTCGGCGACAAGCTGCTGTTCGACGACCTCTCCTTCCGGCTGCCGCGCGGCGGCATCGTCGGCATCGTGGGGCCGAACGGCGCAGGCAAGACCACGCTGCTCCGCATGATCACGGGCGACGCGCAGCCAGACGGCGGCACGCTGAAGGTAGGCTCGACAGTGGAGCTCGCGTACGTGGACCAGAGCCGAGATGCGCTGGATGCGGAAAAGAGCGTCTGGGAGGAGATCTCGAACGGGCAGGACGAGATCGAGCTGGGCCGCGGCGCGACCGTCAGCTCACGCGCGTATTGCTCCTGGTTCGGCTTCAAGGGCGCGGACCAGCAGAAGAAGGTTGGCGTGCTGTCGGGTGGTGAGCGCAACCGCGTGCACCTCGCCAGGGTACTGCGCAAGGGTGGCAACCTGATCCTGCTCGACGAGCCGACCAACGACCTCGACGTGGATACGCTGCGCGCGCTCGAGGAAGGCCTGCTGGGATTCCCCGGCTGCGCCGTCGTCGTCAGCCACGACCGCTGGTTCCTCGACCGGATCGCGACGCACATCCTCGCGTTCGAAGGGGAATCGCAGGTCGTCTGGTTCGAGGGCAATTACCAGGAGTACGAGGCGGATCACCGGCGCCGTGTCGGCGCGGACGCGGATCAGCCGCACCGTGTGAAGTACCGGAAGCTGGTGCGCTAG